A stretch of DNA from Acinetobacter sp. C26M:
GCGAGATTACATTAGATGACGGTGTAAAAATTGGCTTATATGGCACACCTGGACAATCCCGCTTTGATTTTATCTGGCCTGTGATTTGCCAAGGTGCTTTGGGGGTAATTTTACTGGTGGATCACAACAGTAAGGTACCAATCGAAGAACTTGAAGGGTACTTGGATACCTTCAAAGACTATACTAAAAATATTTCCATTGGCATTACCCATGTCGATGAACATAAAGGACAACCGACCACTATTTATCGTGAATGGTTAATCCAAAACGACTATCAATATCCTTTATTTTTCATTGATGCACGTAAACAAGAACATATCTTGCTGATGATTGAATCGCTCATTGCAGCATTAGAAGTCAATTTAAAAGCAACAAATTAATTACTTTATAAAGAGAAGAATTATGTTCAGTATTCCCAGTCAGCAACGTACTGCTCCCAAAGAGCTAATTCAATTTGCTAAAGCGCAGGCCAATGATGTTTTAACCAACATCCGAGGGGTGGATTATATTATGCTCTGCTCTACCGATGGATTCGAGTTGGCCTCGATTTACAAGAAGAACCCATATAACAGCACTAAACTTGCGGCTGTGAGTAGTTCAATCTTGGCCATGGTCACCGCTTTCCTTAATGAAATCCAGCTGACGGGATGTCAAAGTATTACTTTGGATGCTGAAAATGGCAAAGCGATTTTGACCTCTATTCCAGCCCCACATCACCCGATGGTGATGGTAACGCTAAGCAATAAAGATGTCTTGTTAGGACAGCTTTTATATAGCTTAAAACAAGCCAGCAGTGCAATCGTCGACGCAGACCAAGCTTAATCTTTTTCTCATCAAAAATCTGACAGACCTAGCAAGTCTGTCAGATTTTGTCATTTATAACGTCTATAATAATACTGTACTTTTCAATTTTCATTTCTGAATCACTCTCATTTCTAAATTTCACTAATTAACTGCATCTATTTGTTAAAAATCTCCTAAATAAGTCAAAAATTTAGAATAAAATATTGTTTTTAAAAACATCAGATGAATGGTCATTAATTTAAATGATTTAGCAATATTTTTTCATTATTATAATTTTCGAACAAATAATCATCATAAAATTTTCACAAATGAATAATTTTAATAATGAGCGGTTGTATTTGTTCAAACATTATTAAGCACTATGGAGAGATAAAGATGAAGCTGAAGAGCTTAAAACTAGGCGCAGGGGTCGCGCTCTTAATCAGTGGTTTTTCTACCCAACATACATTGGCTGATTCCTACGTGTTCGTGACCAATACCACGCCACAAACTGTATCAATACAAGTCAATCAAACTGGGGCAAGCTTACAGCAAGGCAATGAATGGGCGCAGGAAGCGACTCAACTAGCCCCCTACGAAACCAAACGGGTGTTACGTATCAACCGTTATACGGGGATCAAATCCGGTAAAACTTATAACTTTGATACCGTTCTCAGCAGCGGTAATTCACAAGTCACTTTAAAACAGACCATGACCGGAACTTGGTCGGGCAGCAATATTAAACATGGTATTCAAACGGCGACCACAACATCACCTTGGTATTCAGATCGTGATGTACACCGCATTAGCACAACTTATGCTGGTTTATCTGCACAAGCAGCGGTGAAAGCTGAATACACTGGTGGTTATGATGATTTCCACTACACTATTCATCAAAACACACTTCAAGAGCCTGTCTCAGCCAGTGCCGATGAGTTAAAAGTACTGACTTATAATATTTATGCTCTGCCAATGGTGGCTAGTAAAATCAGCGAGCGCTTAGCTGAATTACCGAATCATTTAAACGGTTATGATGTGATTATGATGCAAGAAGCCTTTGCTTCATCACGTACAGGTATGCTAAATCAACTGGCTCAACAGTACCCATATCAAACGCATATTCCAGTGGGTTCGGGCTACAACTTATTTGATAGTGGATTGGTGATTGTGAGCCGTTATCCAATCGTCAAAACAGCACAATTGATTTATCCAGATTGTACCGGAACGGATTGTTTTGCGGATAAAGGCGTGTTGTACGCTGAAATCATTAAGAATGGTAAGGCTTATCACGTTACCTCTACGCATACAGCCTCTTTTGATACCGATGCTGCACGAGCATTGCGTCAGGTCCAGTTCAAGCAAATTCGCCAATTGGTGAATCAACAAAATATTCCAAGTTTTGATGCGGTACTCATGGGCGGTGATTTCAATGTCAATAAACTGTTATGGCCGCAAGATTATCAAGACATGTTGACCAATCTGAATGCGACAGCTGCACCGAGCACAGGCTATACTGAATCTACCTTTGACCCACGCGTGAATAAGTTGGCTGGAGCAGCAGGTTCAGGTGGTGCAACAGTGGAATATCTAGATTATGTCGTGGCTTCAAACAACCACCGTCAACCGACTCAGTCTCGTAACGATGTTCGCATCTTACGTACCACAGCTGATCCACTGTATATGACTTGGGATCTTTCTGATCACTTCCCTGTGATGGGGCAATTTAATTATGGTCCATAAACGGAATTCGGTATGAATAAAAGACTATTGCTAACAATTATTATTGTTGTCGTGGTCTTGGTTGGGATTGTAGTTTGGAAGAGCACTGCCTCTTCCGCTGCAATTCAGCACACCAAATCCACTGCATCATCTCAAGATTCATCAACACAGGTGAGTAATGAAGGCATGCCAAACAAAACCAAGGATGAAGTTTTCCAAAACTCGCTATTCAAGCAATTAAAAATGTTACAGCAGCAACCTGGAAATATCACCGAGTTTCTCAATAATTTTAAAGCCAACTGCCCTGTATCCGACTGTAATGCCGCTTTAGCAAAAGCTTTAGCTAATTACCCAGATCAAAACTTTGCACATTTGGTGGAAAATCTAATAAAACGTATGCCGCAATATGAACAACGCATGCAAAACACGGTGTTATCGACGTCGTTATCTCCAAAAGAACGCTTTGATGCCGTGTGGAAGCTAAGAGAACAAACCTTGGGACAAGCCGAAGCGATGCTGGGCTTTGGGCAAGAACGAGGCTATGCAGATTATCGGTTTGCCTACAATGATTTAGCGCAGAATCAAAAACTTAGTGCTGAACAACGCTTAAAAGCATTTGAGCAGCTACAAAAACAGTACCCTGATGCAACTCAACAAGAAAATAAAATGGGGCTTTATGAACAAGCACTCGGTTTAATTAATCAAGGACAGTACAGCCCTGCTGAAACACAGCGCTTAAAACAGATGTTACAACAGCGTTATCTGACTGAGCAGCAACGCCAAGACGTACAACAGCGTGAACAACGTGAAGTTCAACAGCAGCAACAGGTCAATCAATA
This window harbors:
- a CDS encoding ATP/GTP-binding protein, which encodes MILQQYKIVFAGSMGAGKTEAIKSLSEIPVLATEAFNTDSQAHNKMQTTVGIDYGEITLDDGVKIGLYGTPGQSRFDFIWPVICQGALGVILLVDHNSKVPIEELEGYLDTFKDYTKNISIGITHVDEHKGQPTTIYREWLIQNDYQYPLFFIDARKQEHILLMIESLIAALEVNLKATN
- a CDS encoding roadblock/LC7 domain-containing protein, with translation MFSIPSQQRTAPKELIQFAKAQANDVLTNIRGVDYIMLCSTDGFELASIYKKNPYNSTKLAAVSSSILAMVTAFLNEIQLTGCQSITLDAENGKAILTSIPAPHHPMVMVTLSNKDVLLGQLLYSLKQASSAIVDADQA
- a CDS encoding sphingomyelin phosphodiesterase, with the translated sequence MKLKSLKLGAGVALLISGFSTQHTLADSYVFVTNTTPQTVSIQVNQTGASLQQGNEWAQEATQLAPYETKRVLRINRYTGIKSGKTYNFDTVLSSGNSQVTLKQTMTGTWSGSNIKHGIQTATTTSPWYSDRDVHRISTTYAGLSAQAAVKAEYTGGYDDFHYTIHQNTLQEPVSASADELKVLTYNIYALPMVASKISERLAELPNHLNGYDVIMMQEAFASSRTGMLNQLAQQYPYQTHIPVGSGYNLFDSGLVIVSRYPIVKTAQLIYPDCTGTDCFADKGVLYAEIIKNGKAYHVTSTHTASFDTDAARALRQVQFKQIRQLVNQQNIPSFDAVLMGGDFNVNKLLWPQDYQDMLTNLNATAAPSTGYTESTFDPRVNKLAGAAGSGGATVEYLDYVVASNNHRQPTQSRNDVRILRTTADPLYMTWDLSDHFPVMGQFNYGP
- a CDS encoding lipase chaperone codes for the protein MNKRLLLTIIIVVVVLVGIVVWKSTASSAAIQHTKSTASSQDSSTQVSNEGMPNKTKDEVFQNSLFKQLKMLQQQPGNITEFLNNFKANCPVSDCNAALAKALANYPDQNFAHLVENLIKRMPQYEQRMQNTVLSTSLSPKERFDAVWKLREQTLGQAEAMLGFGQERGYADYRFAYNDLAQNQKLSAEQRLKAFEQLQKQYPDATQQENKMGLYEQALGLINQGQYSPAETQRLKQMLQQRYLTEQQRQDVQQREQREVQQQQQVNQYQQAVQQLQQEMEPLKAQLSNEEWQKQYQSRLESLRLKMFS